Proteins encoded within one genomic window of Leptolyngbya sp. 'hensonii':
- a CDS encoding CHAT domain-containing tetratricopeptide repeat protein has protein sequence MVLSRQGNHWAEIFFSPFDMESSQNFQLTKEKTNGYFNILLSQPAVRFVRSMDVPRQLFSQTVDFVFAFDGNRYDEGQPVSIRNGPHRITPIPQQGEVYLTTSTAIYDEPTPDSRFSDQIWAGTELWSIIGRSGNFYWVQENYNDRRFYIPISSVNIHPSAPSTSLNLEEDLEDDAEDYMDSCTPERVSLVRLFRNQTGVYTAISNQFTQQQLHACYLALKQSQASQDLTIETDLLYEIGKLHTALQDYKQALETFQKIIEIRQKTGFQDGYEELRLLDFIASSYRNLKQYDRAIYFYQRELAALQKLGAKGTRVLRELGQTYYRAGNNARAMDYYQMELSVAPDSQLAPELAQILLNSGRLQEAEDLLLADIQTIEHSKRRLRQGLYRWGDPRQGFYYPLRSIEALEDNHDLRSYSLLQQVLVAQGKFEQALEISERSRAQSLICQILRKHFPAMADNLYNLDQIRTIAREHHATLVQYSVIPDERAPGDSNEMKPGAKLYIWVIHPTEGITFRQVDLDLHHQTYALSLATLIADSRHAIGARGRGFTFKEEVQVTSGVKSSPTDRMELRQLYQLLIAPIAEQLPQNPNDRVIFIPERELFQVPFPALQNPEGQYLIEQHTILTAPAIRLLALTQLQKQKLQQTTTQEALVVGNPTMPRLALFPEEPEQQLPPLPGTEIAAKVVAQLLGTQPLLGQQATLEVIRQRLPEARLIHLATHGFSYFFTNQEMRDSYPESALAFAALPQSTPGLLTEDEIKALRLKAELVVLSACDTGLGQLTSGEGVISLARSFIIAGAPTVLLSLWKGPDAPTTVLMTHFYENLQDNPDKAQALRQAMLATMKEYPDPGVWAAFTLIGEAD, from the coding sequence GTGGTGTTAAGTCGGCAGGGTAATCACTGGGCTGAGATTTTCTTCAGTCCTTTTGATATGGAGAGTAGCCAAAATTTTCAACTCACTAAAGAGAAAACGAATGGCTATTTCAATATTCTCCTGAGCCAACCAGCAGTCCGATTTGTCAGAAGTATGGACGTGCCCCGTCAGCTCTTTTCTCAAACTGTTGATTTTGTCTTTGCTTTTGATGGAAACCGGTATGACGAAGGGCAACCTGTTTCTATTCGAAATGGTCCACATCGGATCACCCCCATACCGCAGCAGGGCGAAGTTTATCTCACAACATCAACGGCTATTTATGATGAGCCGACCCCTGATTCCAGATTCAGTGACCAGATCTGGGCCGGTACAGAATTATGGTCTATCATTGGCCGTTCAGGAAATTTTTATTGGGTCCAGGAAAACTACAACGATCGCAGATTTTATATCCCTATTTCATCGGTCAATATCCACCCATCAGCCCCCTCGACATCCCTCAATCTGGAGGAAGATCTGGAGGATGATGCAGAAGATTATATGGACTCTTGTACCCCTGAAAGAGTATCTTTGGTCCGTCTTTTCAGAAATCAAACTGGTGTCTATACCGCAATCAGTAATCAGTTTACCCAGCAACAATTGCATGCATGCTATCTGGCCCTGAAACAGTCTCAAGCATCTCAGGATCTAACCATAGAAACAGACCTTCTCTATGAAATTGGCAAGCTTCATACTGCGCTACAAGACTATAAGCAAGCTCTAGAGACTTTTCAGAAAATTATAGAAATTCGCCAAAAAACAGGTTTTCAGGATGGATACGAAGAGTTGAGATTACTGGATTTCATTGCCTCCAGTTATCGGAATTTGAAGCAATACGATCGGGCTATTTATTTCTATCAACGTGAACTAGCTGCGCTGCAAAAATTGGGCGCAAAAGGAACCAGAGTATTAAGAGAGCTGGGCCAGACTTATTACCGTGCTGGCAATAATGCCAGGGCTATGGATTATTATCAAATGGAATTATCCGTGGCACCGGATAGTCAGTTGGCTCCTGAACTGGCTCAGATTCTGTTGAATTCAGGCAGGCTACAGGAGGCTGAAGATCTGTTATTGGCAGATATTCAAACCATTGAACATTCGAAGCGGCGTCTTCGTCAGGGGCTCTACCGATGGGGAGATCCCCGTCAGGGTTTCTATTACCCCCTGCGGTCGATCGAAGCGCTAGAAGATAATCATGATCTTCGCTCCTACTCCCTCCTCCAGCAAGTTCTGGTCGCCCAGGGAAAATTTGAGCAGGCCCTGGAGATTTCAGAACGAAGTCGAGCTCAATCTCTCATTTGTCAGATCCTCAGGAAACATTTTCCTGCGATGGCTGACAACTTATACAACCTGGACCAGATCCGCACTATTGCCAGAGAACACCATGCAACCTTAGTGCAATATTCAGTCATTCCAGATGAACGGGCTCCGGGAGATTCAAATGAGATGAAGCCCGGGGCAAAACTTTATATCTGGGTGATTCACCCAACGGAGGGCATTACCTTTCGCCAGGTGGATCTGGATTTACACCACCAGACATACGCACTTTCCCTGGCCACCCTGATTGCCGATAGCCGCCATGCCATTGGAGCCAGAGGGCGAGGATTTACGTTCAAAGAAGAGGTTCAAGTCACCTCTGGGGTCAAATCTTCTCCCACCGATCGGATGGAACTTCGGCAACTCTATCAACTCTTGATCGCCCCCATTGCCGAGCAACTGCCCCAGAATCCCAACGATCGGGTTATTTTCATCCCTGAGCGAGAACTGTTTCAGGTTCCCTTTCCTGCTTTGCAGAACCCAGAGGGTCAGTACCTGATTGAACAACACACCATTCTCACCGCACCTGCAATTCGTCTCCTGGCCCTGACCCAACTCCAAAAACAGAAACTGCAGCAGACCACTACCCAGGAGGCTCTGGTGGTTGGTAACCCCACCATGCCTAGGCTGGCTCTTTTTCCAGAGGAACCTGAGCAACAACTCCCACCTCTGCCAGGCACCGAAATTGCAGCCAAGGTCGTGGCTCAACTGCTGGGTACCCAACCCCTATTGGGCCAGCAGGCAACCCTGGAAGTAATCAGACAGCGACTGCCGGAAGCCCGCCTGATTCATCTGGCTACTCACGGATTCAGCTACTTCTTTACCAATCAGGAGATGAGAGATTCCTATCCTGAATCTGCTCTGGCTTTTGCTGCCCTGCCTCAATCTACCCCTGGCCTACTGACAGAGGATGAGATTAAAGCGCTGAGGTTGAAGGCAGAACTGGTGGTCTTGAGTGCCTGTGATACAGGTCTGGGACAACTCACGTCCGGGGAGGGTGTGATCAGTCTGGCCCGATCGTTCATCATTGCCGGTGCTCCTACGGTGCTTCTTTCCCTCTGGAAAGGGCCAGATGCTCCGACTACGGTTTTGATGACCCACTTTTATGAGAATCTGCAGGATAATCCTGATAAGGCCCAGGCTCTGCGCCAGGCCATGTTGGCCACAATGAAAGAATATCCTGATCCGGGTGTTTGGGCAGCATTTACGCTGATTGGGGAGGCGGATTAG
- a CDS encoding histidine kinase dimerization/phosphoacceptor domain -containing protein: MGDRQKTKQQLLEELAALRLEIAALKQQRAVPLSPQDVQSQAMTEQLQIKQTLELHAIVIRNIAEGICLVRACDGIIVYANPKFEQMFGYGPEELNGQHVSIVNYAPDQATAEAVNQTITQAVTQNGEAIYEVHNVRKDGTPFWCRAIASAFEHPEYGPVFVAVQQDITAQRQAEEKLRTSLREKEVLLKEIHHRVKNNLQIVDSLLTMQARRTDDPRTRSILRDSQSRITSIALVHEKLYRSVDLANINFARYIQDLSTHLFESYNIDTRQIKLCTRIEKILLDIEKAIPCGLIINELISNALKHAFPNGQTGEIHVELYRNRQLPPKDKFHYPLILAVWDNGIGLPTTFDLTQTRSLGLTLVQGLVDQLEGTLTLDRSQGTGFRICF, translated from the coding sequence ATGGGCGATCGACAAAAAACCAAACAACAGTTGTTGGAGGAATTGGCCGCCCTGCGTCTGGAAATCGCTGCCCTTAAACAGCAGCGTGCCGTTCCCCTCTCCCCCCAGGATGTTCAGAGTCAGGCTATGACTGAGCAGCTCCAGATCAAGCAGACTCTGGAGCTTCACGCGATTGTGATCCGTAACATTGCCGAAGGAATTTGTCTGGTCCGAGCCTGTGATGGCATCATCGTTTATGCCAATCCCAAATTTGAGCAGATGTTTGGATATGGTCCGGAGGAGTTAAACGGTCAACACGTCTCGATCGTCAACTATGCCCCAGATCAAGCCACGGCAGAAGCGGTGAATCAAACCATTACCCAGGCCGTAACCCAAAATGGGGAGGCTATTTACGAGGTTCATAATGTCAGAAAAGACGGAACCCCTTTCTGGTGTCGCGCGATCGCTTCTGCCTTCGAGCATCCCGAATATGGCCCAGTCTTTGTTGCTGTTCAGCAAGATATTACCGCGCAAAGGCAAGCTGAGGAGAAACTCCGAACCTCACTGCGGGAGAAAGAAGTTCTCCTCAAAGAAATTCATCATAGGGTCAAAAACAACCTGCAAATCGTGGATAGTTTGCTGACCATGCAAGCCCGCAGAACAGACGATCCCCGGACGAGAAGCATCCTGCGGGACAGTCAAAGCCGGATTACCTCGATCGCCTTGGTCCATGAAAAGCTCTACCGCTCTGTGGATCTCGCCAACATCAACTTTGCTCGGTATATTCAGGACTTGAGTACCCACCTGTTTGAGTCCTACAACATTGATACCCGCCAGATCAAACTCTGTACGCGCATCGAAAAAATTCTGCTGGATATTGAAAAGGCCATTCCCTGTGGCTTGATTATTAATGAGTTAATCTCTAATGCCTTAAAACATGCTTTCCCGAACGGCCAAACCGGTGAAATCCATGTTGAGCTCTATCGGAATCGCCAGCTTCCGCCCAAGGACAAGTTCCACTATCCGTTGATTCTGGCGGTTTGGGATAACGGGATTGGCTTGCCTACAACCTTTGATCTGACCCAGACCCGATCGTTGGGCCTGACCCTGGTTCAGGGATTGGTGGACCAGTTGGAAGGAACGCTGACCCTCGATCGTAGCCAGGGCACAGGGTTTCGAATTTGTTTTTGA
- the bchE gene encoding magnesium-protoporphyrin IX monomethyl ester anaerobic oxidative cyclase — protein MRVLMIQPNYHSGGAEIAGNWPPSWVPYVGGALKTAGFTEVRFIDAMSNYIDDVELAEQIIAYQPDVVLATAITPMIYKSQETLKLVRAVCPKAKTIMGGVHPTYMYREVLHEAPWVDYIIRGEGEEITVNLLRAIENGTDEHDRREILGIAFLEEGKVVATPAHPPIKDLNTLTPDWTLLDWSKYIYTPLNSRVAVPNYSRGCPFRCRFCSQWKFWRKYRSRSPKHFVDEIERLVKDHQVGFFILADEEPTINKARFVALCHELVERNLGVHWGINTRVTDILRDEKELPLYRKAGLVHVSLGTEAAAQLNLNLFRKETTIADNKRAVQLLRDNGILAEVQFIMGLPSETPETIEETYRMARDWKADMTNWNMYTPWPFSELFQDLADKVEIRDYSHYNFVTPIIKPDNMTRESVLKGVLHNYARFYSWKMLEYWFERDPFKRRYLLGCLWAFAKTTLNKRFYNLKRVKQKGFQTEIEFGFDESRILTPEQMAFLKQERSVDTDFMGTISACGAPSDLPDYTSQSSVELSHNGDIQVAIVEDEEQLRVKLRVDLRAQDGIEVASEATNAETGLVLLESIDVDVAVVDGTLPDLDLVKFLRMARKVQANSYVIPSRILVLLTPEQLSLVPALLTAGADAICLKTISIEQLAEAVRITYRKGSYRDPAIVLPAEPAVPVG, from the coding sequence ATGCGTGTCCTGATGATTCAACCCAACTATCACTCTGGAGGAGCTGAGATTGCCGGGAACTGGCCTCCGAGTTGGGTGCCCTACGTGGGCGGAGCTTTAAAAACGGCAGGTTTTACTGAAGTCCGCTTTATTGATGCCATGAGCAACTACATCGACGATGTGGAACTGGCGGAACAGATCATTGCCTATCAGCCGGATGTGGTGCTGGCAACGGCTATCACCCCGATGATCTACAAATCGCAGGAAACGCTGAAGCTAGTTAGAGCGGTATGCCCAAAGGCCAAAACCATCATGGGAGGAGTGCATCCTACCTACATGTATCGGGAGGTTCTGCATGAGGCTCCCTGGGTTGATTACATCATCCGTGGTGAAGGTGAAGAGATTACCGTTAATCTGTTACGCGCGATCGAAAATGGCACCGATGAGCACGATCGGCGCGAAATTTTGGGCATTGCCTTCCTGGAAGAGGGGAAGGTAGTCGCAACGCCAGCCCATCCCCCGATCAAAGATCTGAACACCCTTACCCCCGACTGGACCCTACTGGATTGGAGCAAATACATTTACACCCCACTCAATAGCCGGGTGGCTGTGCCCAACTATTCCCGGGGCTGTCCCTTCCGCTGTCGCTTCTGTTCTCAGTGGAAGTTCTGGCGCAAGTATCGATCCCGATCGCCCAAACACTTTGTTGATGAAATTGAACGGCTGGTGAAAGACCACCAGGTGGGCTTTTTCATCCTGGCTGATGAGGAGCCCACGATTAATAAGGCCCGTTTTGTTGCCCTCTGTCATGAGTTAGTGGAGCGAAATCTGGGGGTTCACTGGGGCATCAATACCAGAGTCACAGATATCCTGCGAGATGAGAAGGAACTTCCCCTGTATCGCAAAGCAGGACTGGTGCATGTCTCCCTGGGCACTGAAGCTGCAGCACAGCTCAACCTCAACCTGTTCCGCAAAGAAACCACGATCGCGGATAACAAACGAGCCGTCCAACTGTTGCGAGACAACGGAATTCTGGCGGAGGTTCAGTTCATCATGGGCCTGCCCAGTGAAACCCCGGAAACGATCGAAGAAACCTACCGGATGGCGCGGGACTGGAAAGCCGACATGACCAACTGGAACATGTATACCCCCTGGCCGTTCTCGGAACTGTTCCAGGATCTGGCTGATAAAGTGGAAATTCGCGATTACTCCCACTACAACTTTGTGACACCGATTATCAAACCAGATAATATGACGCGGGAAAGTGTGCTCAAGGGCGTGCTGCATAACTATGCCCGCTTTTACTCCTGGAAAATGTTGGAGTATTGGTTTGAGAGAGATCCCTTTAAGCGGCGATATCTGCTGGGGTGCCTGTGGGCCTTCGCGAAGACGACGCTGAACAAGCGCTTCTACAACCTGAAGCGGGTGAAGCAGAAGGGCTTCCAGACAGAAATTGAATTCGGCTTTGATGAGTCCAGAATTCTCACCCCGGAACAGATGGCGTTTCTGAAGCAGGAAAGATCCGTAGATACGGACTTCATGGGGACGATCTCCGCCTGTGGAGCCCCCAGCGACCTGCCTGACTATACCTCCCAATCATCCGTGGAGCTAAGCCACAATGGGGATATCCAGGTGGCGATCGTTGAGGATGAAGAACAACTGCGGGTCAAGTTGCGGGTGGACTTGCGGGCACAGGATGGCATCGAGGTGGCCAGCGAAGCCACCAACGCCGAAACCGGGCTGGTGTTGCTGGAATCCATTGATGTGGATGTGGCGGTGGTCGATGGCACCCTGCCAGACCTGGATCTGGTGAAATTCCTGCGCATGGCCCGCAAGGTACAGGCCAATTCCTATGTCATCCCCTCCCGGATTCTGGTGCTGCTGACTCCGGAACAGCTCTCCTTGGTGCCCGCTCTGCTGACTGCTGGAGCCGATGCGATTTGTCTGAAAACAATCTCGATCGAACAACTAGCAGAGGCCGTCCGTATCACCTACCGCAAGGGCAGTTATCGTGATCCAGCGATTGTGCTCCCGGCTGAACCAGCCGTGCCTGTGGGTTAA
- a CDS encoding RecQ family ATP-dependent DNA helicase encodes MSIPAFDIDDRVPDPSWHPGIDNNYAYLDLEVDSSGEIYRLGLLSPAGCWDVDAAQADQIWSQLLHLHLNDQGLCGHNIRRFDYPYLIRKWGEFEEIPLIDTLELSVLAFPLQPSHKLQKHYKLSQYSHNNPLEDAQATRLLLQQILQSWKSQADSLQMAWAWLFTCGDTPADRSYQAFFQLWGLPLQSLQRSDLPIAAISGMSDPALEQLWFRAPELPWDLRLSLAALLAWNHERNQTRSPQPPCPWLYHLPDFQTLLETLFPVAAPGFTYQPYFQEFNIPGFRPFQEEAVQAILSGKRPLVLMPTGGGKSFCYQLPALMFYRQHQGITLCISPLQALMEDQVADLETAGLDLATFINGTLSAMERSQRLESIRDGRKGLLYISPEQLRSSSIRALLQERPPVLWIVDEAHCMSQWGHDFRPDYRYIPKFIQELYEDRRMPLPRLALLTATATAAVREDIQKLFAYHHLPIQQEIMAGVDRENLNYQVIPVRGNRDQRLIEQVYQALAPGGCVLVYTTTRRNAERLAALLEQQDIPARPYHGKLSRQDKNEVLQAFKQGSLNVVTATCAFGMGINRKDVRAVIHHTLSSSLEAYTQEAGRAGRDGLPASCTLLFDERDADTLFFLKSLNQLSDADLRNLFFAVRSLRDRIHTTEQASGGWFWVTADEIFQTSDLDESFASEDDQRDTKIKVALHHLEQFRLLERAENLSTLIQFNLLHPNPQESCRRWEQYSRNHGLSAQQEELFRRLIYAMHLAKAHCQKQDEPFPLDRLSDEAGIPASELTQRIQELQQAGICSSRIPLTLLITKGVRGDARRAHDRLRSLEQDLLEELLLLLGDADSLQVNLRGLASRLDPDRSRTVSATLLSEILAGWRSLNWVELHPIAPGTVRLEKLETANWLTRHQDLSRAVLEVLYAQLGQQMGTRIRLDHDLGEILQQIQQRTKPLHWTTTDLKAVLLWLHQRQILRLTDGLNLFQQALKLRVFPRARVTTINRRYSQLQIHYQEQARRTHLMVAYGKTTDPIARQQLVADYFQLSPEDFAQAYAHLTSAETGRPLLQADYDRILQPLNPAQRSIVEANDPAMVVIAGPGAGKTRTIVHRIAYLVKVKRVHPNRILVLAYNRHAVQELRLRLQGLVGSLASRLQVFTFHGLALSLLGQSLGQLHSLNDHIFEQILQDACALLEPGRDLDEGESQMRRMQLLGQVEYIFVDEYQDVAATEYRLIQLIAGLGQSEDETRSVQINLCAIGDDDQNIYEFRGTNRRYILDFETEYQAQRYLLTENYRSTESIIQAANALIQHNSQRCKRSPAEQVAINPERQGQASLPVRALCCSDPVQQAGWIGQQVQDWLQQGVLPQEIAIVAHQWQRLSPVRALLEQAQIKTWALKNQGIPLIRNFVACQLIEGLRAVGAGRIFTAQESVESWFQAQFQSWHRREQEPTVQTLLQIAATLDEERNYGSLEEGLAISADEILTAIFEFNQSGTTFAQENAVLFTSCHGTKGLEFRKVVLLTDGFDSRPTHLEAERRLFYVAMTRAREELILCATAPSPLLAETAVPLQRLADRSDGGVEEQRPSRLLYLDLTPGDVNLGHPTTREQQSLITKLREGDPLRLMATRNGIGWTIRTEQNQIIGVLSREAVKRLQRQNLSPGQFQFQVGQVIVRHIYRHLKLDDITGEILEDWYVPIPQIRIVT; translated from the coding sequence ATGTCGATCCCCGCATTCGATATTGACGATCGAGTCCCTGATCCCAGTTGGCATCCTGGCATCGACAATAATTACGCCTATCTGGATCTAGAAGTGGATTCCAGCGGCGAGATTTATCGCTTGGGTCTGCTTTCCCCTGCGGGTTGCTGGGATGTGGATGCAGCCCAGGCGGACCAGATCTGGTCTCAACTTCTGCATCTGCACTTAAATGATCAGGGTCTCTGTGGCCACAACATTCGGCGGTTTGATTATCCATACCTGATTCGCAAGTGGGGGGAGTTCGAGGAGATTCCCCTGATTGATACCCTGGAACTGTCGGTACTTGCCTTTCCCCTGCAACCTTCTCACAAACTGCAGAAACACTACAAGCTCAGCCAGTACAGCCATAACAATCCGCTGGAAGACGCCCAGGCAACCCGACTGCTGTTGCAACAAATTCTCCAATCCTGGAAAAGTCAAGCAGATAGCCTCCAGATGGCCTGGGCCTGGTTATTCACCTGTGGAGATACCCCTGCAGATCGGTCCTACCAAGCATTTTTCCAGCTCTGGGGTCTCCCCCTGCAGAGCCTCCAACGGTCTGATCTGCCGATCGCCGCGATCTCCGGGATGAGTGATCCGGCCTTGGAACAGCTCTGGTTCCGTGCCCCTGAACTGCCCTGGGACCTTCGCCTTAGCCTCGCCGCCCTGCTGGCCTGGAACCATGAACGGAACCAAACCCGATCGCCCCAGCCGCCCTGCCCCTGGCTCTATCATCTGCCCGATTTCCAGACCCTTCTGGAGACCCTGTTTCCAGTCGCTGCCCCAGGGTTCACCTATCAGCCCTACTTTCAGGAATTCAACATTCCTGGGTTCCGTCCTTTTCAGGAAGAAGCGGTTCAGGCCATTCTGAGCGGCAAGCGTCCCCTAGTTTTGATGCCGACGGGTGGGGGCAAGTCCTTCTGCTATCAGCTTCCAGCCCTGATGTTCTATCGGCAGCATCAGGGAATCACCCTCTGTATTTCCCCCCTGCAGGCCTTGATGGAAGACCAGGTGGCTGATCTGGAAACAGCAGGACTGGACCTGGCGACGTTTATCAATGGCACCCTCTCTGCCATGGAACGATCGCAGCGGCTGGAAAGCATTCGGGATGGCCGTAAGGGATTGCTCTATATCAGCCCGGAGCAACTGCGATCGAGCAGCATTCGCGCCTTGCTACAGGAGCGCCCCCCTGTCCTGTGGATTGTGGATGAGGCCCATTGCATGAGCCAGTGGGGACATGATTTCCGGCCTGACTATCGCTACATCCCCAAGTTCATTCAGGAGTTGTATGAAGACCGACGGATGCCCCTGCCCCGGCTGGCGCTGCTGACCGCTACCGCTACGGCTGCGGTGCGGGAGGATATCCAGAAGCTCTTTGCCTATCACCATCTGCCCATCCAACAGGAGATTATGGCCGGGGTCGATCGGGAAAACCTGAATTATCAGGTCATACCGGTGCGGGGCAACAGGGATCAACGGTTAATTGAACAGGTCTATCAAGCTCTGGCCCCAGGGGGCTGTGTGCTGGTCTACACTACCACCCGCCGCAATGCCGAGCGCTTGGCCGCCCTGCTGGAGCAACAGGATATTCCGGCCCGCCCCTACCACGGCAAGCTGTCCCGGCAGGACAAAAACGAGGTACTCCAAGCTTTCAAGCAGGGATCGCTGAATGTAGTGACGGCTACCTGTGCTTTTGGCATGGGGATCAACCGTAAGGATGTGCGGGCCGTCATCCACCACACCCTGAGCAGCAGTCTAGAGGCCTATACCCAGGAGGCGGGACGAGCGGGCCGGGATGGCCTACCCGCCTCCTGTACGCTCCTGTTTGATGAACGGGATGCAGATACCCTCTTTTTTCTCAAGAGTCTTAACCAGCTCAGTGATGCAGACCTGCGAAATCTGTTCTTTGCTGTACGCAGCTTGCGCGATCGCATCCATACGACGGAACAAGCTTCAGGAGGGTGGTTCTGGGTCACTGCCGACGAAATTTTCCAGACCAGCGATCTGGATGAGTCCTTTGCCAGCGAAGATGACCAGCGCGACACCAAAATCAAAGTTGCCCTGCACCATCTGGAACAATTTCGCTTGCTGGAACGGGCTGAAAATCTTTCGACCCTGATTCAGTTCAACCTGCTGCATCCCAATCCCCAGGAATCTTGCCGCCGATGGGAGCAGTACAGCCGCAACCATGGGCTCTCGGCTCAGCAGGAGGAATTGTTTCGTCGGTTGATCTATGCCATGCATCTGGCGAAAGCCCACTGTCAAAAACAGGATGAGCCGTTTCCCCTCGATCGGCTGAGTGATGAAGCTGGGATTCCAGCCTCCGAGTTAACCCAGCGGATTCAGGAACTCCAGCAGGCCGGGATTTGTTCCTCCAGAATTCCCCTGACGCTGTTGATCACCAAAGGGGTGCGGGGGGATGCCCGCCGTGCCCACGATCGGCTGCGATCGCTGGAGCAGGATCTGCTGGAGGAACTGCTGCTGTTGCTGGGGGATGCCGACAGTCTGCAGGTTAATCTGCGGGGACTGGCCTCCCGTTTGGATCCGGACCGCAGCCGGACTGTCAGCGCCACCCTGCTGTCGGAGATTCTGGCGGGCTGGCGATCGTTGAATTGGGTTGAGTTACACCCGATCGCCCCAGGGACAGTCCGGCTGGAGAAACTGGAAACTGCCAACTGGTTAACCCGACATCAGGATCTGTCTCGGGCTGTGTTGGAAGTCCTGTATGCCCAACTGGGTCAGCAGATGGGGACCCGTATCCGGCTGGACCATGATCTGGGAGAGATTTTGCAGCAGATTCAGCAACGAACCAAACCGCTCCATTGGACTACCACTGATCTTAAGGCGGTCTTGCTCTGGCTGCATCAGCGGCAGATCCTGCGCCTTACCGACGGCCTCAACTTGTTCCAGCAGGCGCTGAAATTACGAGTCTTTCCCAGGGCCAGAGTCACGACGATCAACCGACGTTATTCGCAACTGCAAATCCATTATCAAGAGCAGGCCCGCCGCACCCATCTCATGGTGGCCTATGGCAAAACCACTGACCCGATCGCCCGCCAGCAACTGGTCGCTGATTACTTCCAGCTTTCCCCCGAGGACTTTGCCCAGGCTTATGCCCATCTCACCTCGGCTGAGACGGGACGCCCCCTTCTCCAGGCGGACTATGACCGCATTCTGCAGCCCCTGAATCCCGCTCAACGATCGATCGTGGAGGCCAATGATCCCGCCATGGTGGTCATTGCTGGCCCCGGTGCAGGGAAAACGCGCACGATCGTCCACCGCATTGCCTATCTGGTCAAAGTGAAGCGGGTGCATCCCAATCGGATTCTGGTGCTGGCTTACAATCGCCATGCTGTTCAGGAACTGCGACTGCGCCTACAGGGATTGGTCGGGTCGCTGGCGTCTCGACTCCAGGTGTTCACCTTTCATGGTCTGGCCCTCTCCCTGCTGGGACAGTCTCTGGGGCAGCTCCACTCCCTCAATGACCACATCTTTGAACAGATCCTGCAGGATGCCTGTGCCCTGCTGGAGCCAGGGAGAGACCTGGACGAAGGGGAAAGTCAGATGCGCCGTATGCAACTCCTGGGCCAGGTGGAATATATTTTTGTGGATGAATATCAGGATGTGGCTGCAACGGAGTATCGCCTGATTCAATTAATTGCAGGTCTCGGTCAATCGGAAGATGAAACCCGATCGGTACAGATTAACCTCTGTGCGATCGGGGACGACGACCAGAATATCTATGAATTTCGGGGGACTAACCGGCGCTACATCCTGGATTTTGAGACGGAATACCAGGCCCAGCGTTACCTGCTCACTGAGAACTACCGCTCCACCGAATCTATTATCCAGGCGGCCAATGCCCTGATTCAGCATAACTCCCAGCGCTGTAAGCGATCGCCTGCCGAACAGGTGGCCATTAATCCGGAACGACAGGGACAGGCGAGCCTGCCCGTGCGAGCGCTGTGCTGTTCCGATCCCGTTCAGCAGGCAGGCTGGATTGGTCAGCAGGTTCAAGACTGGCTACAGCAGGGGGTTCTGCCCCAGGAGATTGCGATCGTGGCCCATCAATGGCAACGGCTGAGTCCGGTGCGGGCCTTACTGGAACAGGCCCAGATCAAAACCTGGGCCTTGAAGAATCAGGGGATTCCCCTGATTCGTAATTTCGTCGCCTGTCAATTGATAGAGGGGTTAAGAGCAGTGGGGGCTGGACGTATTTTCACTGCCCAGGAGTCGGTAGAGTCCTGGTTTCAGGCCCAATTCCAGAGCTGGCATCGCCGGGAGCAGGAACCGACAGTCCAGACTCTGCTGCAGATTGCAGCAACCTTGGATGAAGAACGGAATTATGGATCTCTGGAGGAGGGACTGGCCATCAGTGCAGATGAAATTCTGACGGCCATTTTTGAGTTTAACCAGAGTGGAACGACCTTTGCCCAGGAGAATGCCGTTCTGTTCACTAGTTGCCATGGCACGAAGGGACTGGAGTTCCGGAAGGTGGTTCTGCTGACGGATGGCTTTGATTCCCGTCCTACTCACCTGGAAGCCGAGCGACGACTGTTCTATGTGGCCATGACCAGGGCCAGGGAAGAGCTGATCCTCTGTGCTACTGCACCAAGTCCCCTGCTGGCCGAAACTGCTGTGCCCTTGCAGCGACTGGCCGATCGGTCCGATGGTGGCGTAGAGGAGCAGCGCCCCTCCCGGCTCCTCTATCTGGATTTAACCCCTGGTGATGTGAATTTGGGCCATCCGACCACGCGGGAACAGCAATCCCTGATCACGAAACTGCGGGAAGGAGATCCGTTGCGATTGATGGCAACCCGCAACGGCATTGGGTGGACAATTCGGACGGAGCAAAACCAGATCATCGGAGTCTTATCCCGCGAGGCCGTCAAACGACTCCAGCGACAAAACCTGTCTCCAGGACAATTCCAATTTCAAGTGGGACAGGTTATAGTTCGCCACATCTACCGGCACCTGAAGCTAGATGACATCACAGGAGAAATTCTGGAGGATTGGTATGTTCCGATTCCGCAAATTCGTATTGTCACCTGA